From the genome of Gopherus evgoodei ecotype Sinaloan lineage chromosome 5, rGopEvg1_v1.p, whole genome shotgun sequence, one region includes:
- the PRDM8 gene encoding PR domain zinc finger protein 8 — MEETGVQRGIWDGDAKAVQQCLTDIFTSVYTTCDIPENAIFGPCVLSHTSLYDSIAFIALKSTDKRTVPYIFRVDTSAANGSSEGLMWLRLVQSARDKEEQNLEAYIKNGQLFYRSLRRIAKDEELLVWYGKELTELLLLSTARSHSKMNGSAPHTCLECSQRFQFEFPYAAHLRFRCPKRLPSSEPSPAEEPRGKDSAKEPAASLGPGANKYCKPGGPLRGHYPGPGQDSGNAKPSTDFHNLARELENSRAGGSSPSRGAGGKAKRRYPEEPGEERGQGAGRGRLPSSPKEELVCTPQQQYRPAGSYFGLEESGRLFGPPSPETGEAKRSAFVEVKKASRGLEAEKAAEEAEQQQQQQQQQRASPAGAGDSLLGARPGGPLSGGSPARGSAFTTVPQLGGKAEERKSAFSQPARSAFPPHVAPLGLAQKLGGLGEPCPEAAARLYPADPLAAKLPGAAELPGAGGAPKQSPFLYATAFWPKSSVAAAAAGPLQLQLPSALTLLPPSFTSLCLPAQNWCAKCNASFRMTSDLVYHMRSHHKKEYALEPLVKRRREEKLKCPICNESFRERHHLSRHMTSHN, encoded by the exons ATGGAGGAGACCGGCGTTCAAAGGGGTATATGGGATGGAGACGCCAAGGCAGTCCAGCAATGTTTGACGGATATTTTCACCAGCGTTTACACCACCTGCGATATCCCGGAAAATGCGATCTTCGGCCCTTGTGTACTGAGCCACACTTCTCTGTATGACAGCATCGCTTTCATAGCGCTTAAATCCACTGACAAGAGAACCGTCCCTTATATATTCCGG GTGGACACTTCAGCAGCAAATGGCTCCTCCGAAGGTCTAATGTGGCTCCGTCTGGTCCAGTCAGCCAGAGATAAAGAAGAACAGAACCTAGAAGCTTACATCAAAAATGGACAATTGTTTTATCGGTCCCTTCGCAGGATCGCCAAAGACGAGGAGTTATTAGTTTGGTATGGGAAAGAACTGACGGAATTACTGTTGCTCAGCACCGCCAGATCCCACAGCAAGATGAACG GGTCGGCCCCGCACACCTGCCTAGAGTGCAGCCAGCGTTTCCAGTTCGAGTTCCCCTACGCGGCCCACCTGCGGTTCCGCTGCCCCAAGAGGCTGCCCAGCTCGGAGCCCAGCCCCGCCGAGGAGCCGCGCGGCAAGGACAGCGCCAAGGAGCCGGCGGCCAGCCTGGGGCCCGGAGCCAACAAATACTGCAAGCCCGGCGGGCCGCTCCGCGGGCACTACCCGGGCCCCGGCCAGGACAGCGGCAACGCCAAACCCTCCACGGACTTCCACAACCTGGCCCGCGAGCTGGAGAACTCCCGGGCGGGCGGCAGCTCCCCCAGCCGGGGCGCGGGCGGCAAAGCCAAGCGcaggtacccggaggagccgggCGAGGAGCGGGGCCAgggggccggcagggggcgcttgccctcctcccccaaggaGGAGCTGGTGTGCACCCCGCAGCAGCAGTACCGGCCGGCGGGCAGCTACTTCGGCCTGGAGGAGAGCGGCCGCCTCTTCGGGCCGCCCAGCCCGGAGACGGGCGAGGCCAAGCGCAGCGCCTTCGTGGAGGTGAAGAAAGCCTCGCGCGGGCTGGAGGCCGAGAAGGCggcggaggaggcggagcagcagcagcagcagcagcagcagcagcgcgcCTCGCCCGCCGGCGCCGGGGACTCGCTGCTGGGCGCCCGGCCGGGCGGGCCGCTCTCCGGGGGCAGCCCGGCGCGGGGCAGCGCCTTCACCACGGTGCCGCAGCTGGGCGGCAAGGCGGAGGAGCGGAAAAGCGCCTTCTCCCAGCCCGCCCGCTCCGCCTTCCCGCCGCACGTGGCGCCGCTGGGGCTGGCCCAGAAGCTGGGCGGCCTGGGCGAGCCCTGCCCGGAGGCCGCCGCCCGCCTCTACCCGGCCGATCCGCTGGCCGCCAAGCTGCCCGGCGCCGCCGAGCTGCCCGGCGCCGGCGGGGCGCCCAAGCAGAGCCCCTTCCTCTACGCCACCGCCTTCTGGCCCAAGAGCTcggtggcggcggcggcggccgggcCGCTCCAGCTGCAGCTGCCCTCGGCCCTGACCCTGCTGCCGCCCTCCTTCACCTCGCTGTGCCTGCCGGCCCAGAACTGGTGCGCCAAGTGCAACGCCTCCTTCCGCATGACCTCCGACCTGGTGTACCACATGCGCTCGCACCACAAGAAGGAGTACGCCCTGGAGCCGCTGGTCAAGCGCCGCCGCGAGGAGAAACTCAAGTGCCCCATCTGCAACGAGTCCTTCCGCGAGCGCCACCACCTCTCCCGGCACATGACCTCCCACAACTGA